Proteins from a genomic interval of Planktothrix sp. FACHB-1365:
- a CDS encoding TolC family protein has product MSVLRNLMAVGVSGAITLINVGPGTAVPSPIDSQDNSSNSNTTQPQEFKQNPQDSYPTAPIEAEANLDSFSPKATDSPEKTSDAVPLDLTLDKTPQKGQQISVSTSELPHQNPATSVSPSMESRVAAQGSLPLEILTSTFKQNPTKSQPVAASSHRLIENFSTPKSSGVSESPTPVFKQNPTKTPEQSVSPSTASTVAPTTSEQPTVTQPSATSTSNTTGSGDSTQTQTPSQTPNFNLPHPLSNHSLSAESNTPLQVETALPNASTQAATLTSPLLPSSDRGKQSQPTQLAQVSTPALTVPDLTPPTTPFPPPTPNGTLQTNPPAILFPSPNPLYRPTLPDQVNIEETVPVTLQQAIDLAIRNNENVSIAQLQVEQNLAALRETQADLYPSLIFRSSFGRTVSALQDLQVRARNRAIRVQRFNNPEQADQLPFQTFYGSFSFDNSLQLQYDLGINGLRGSRIRASEEQLRIFELRLETAIEEVRFDVARAYYNLQEADAAVEIQAAAVRNSQKSLEDAEALERAGVGTRFEVLQARVTLANAQQDLTNSRRNQLQSRRELAAILNIDENSNLLAADPIALAGAWDLTLEDTIVQAYNNRAELEEQLAERDRAQQLRRAALAATRPNVTLAASYNVLGFINDDPSYTANQGWADGYEAQVQFSWNFFDGGAAKAQARQRELDIGIADERFDQLLNQIRLDVERSYYDLQANFDNIQTASLGVEEATEALRLARLRFQAGVGTQLEVINQETDLTRAQNRLLNAIIGYNRALSSLQRAVSNLPGNILSDYPL; this is encoded by the coding sequence ATGTCCGTTCTTCGTAATTTGATGGCTGTGGGAGTGAGTGGAGCAATTACATTAATCAATGTGGGGCCAGGAACGGCTGTTCCTTCCCCCATTGACTCTCAAGATAATTCGTCCAACTCCAACACAACTCAACCCCAAGAGTTTAAACAAAATCCTCAAGACTCTTATCCTACGGCTCCTATAGAAGCAGAAGCCAACCTTGATTCCTTCTCTCCAAAGGCGACTGATTCCCCGGAGAAGACTTCTGATGCTGTACCGTTAGATCTCACTTTAGACAAAACCCCTCAAAAGGGACAACAGATTTCCGTCTCTACATCTGAACTTCCCCATCAAAACCCAGCAACAAGCGTTTCCCCATCTATGGAATCAAGGGTTGCTGCTCAGGGATCTTTACCTTTAGAAATCCTAACCTCAACATTTAAGCAAAATCCGACAAAATCTCAACCTGTGGCTGCTTCAAGCCATCGCTTGATCGAGAATTTCTCGACACCGAAATCCTCTGGGGTATCCGAATCACCTACCCCAGTTTTTAAGCAAAATCCGACAAAAACCCCTGAACAATCTGTTTCCCCCTCGACAGCATCGACTGTTGCTCCTACAACTTCAGAACAACCGACTGTAACGCAACCAAGTGCAACTTCGACATCCAACACAACCGGATCAGGAGACAGTACACAAACCCAAACCCCTAGTCAAACCCCTAACTTTAACTTACCCCATCCCTTAAGCAATCATTCCTTATCCGCAGAAAGCAACACTCCGTTACAGGTGGAAACAGCATTACCCAATGCCTCTACCCAGGCTGCAACCCTGACTTCTCCTTTATTACCTTCAAGTGATAGAGGAAAACAATCTCAACCCACTCAACTAGCTCAAGTCAGTACGCCAGCCTTGACGGTTCCTGACTTGACCCCCCCGACAACACCCTTTCCGCCACCAACTCCCAACGGAACGTTACAAACCAATCCCCCGGCCATTTTGTTTCCGAGTCCCAATCCTTTATATCGGCCGACCTTACCGGATCAAGTTAATATTGAGGAAACCGTTCCGGTGACGTTACAACAAGCGATTGATTTAGCAATTCGCAATAATGAAAATGTCAGCATTGCCCAACTACAAGTCGAACAAAACTTGGCAGCTTTGAGGGAAACTCAAGCCGATTTATATCCGAGTTTGATCTTTCGCTCCAGTTTTGGTCGGACTGTTTCTGCGTTGCAAGACTTACAAGTTCGAGCTAGGAACCGCGCTATCCGAGTTCAGCGTTTCAATAATCCTGAACAAGCTGATCAATTACCGTTTCAGACCTTTTATGGTTCCTTTTCCTTTGATAATTCCCTGCAATTGCAGTATGACTTAGGGATAAATGGATTGAGAGGTTCCAGAATTCGGGCTTCAGAAGAACAGTTACGCATTTTTGAGTTAAGGTTAGAAACGGCCATAGAAGAAGTTCGATTTGATGTGGCTCGTGCCTATTACAATCTACAAGAAGCCGATGCTGCTGTTGAAATTCAAGCGGCTGCGGTACGGAACTCCCAAAAGAGTTTAGAGGATGCAGAAGCCTTGGAACGGGCAGGCGTGGGAACCCGTTTTGAAGTGTTGCAAGCTCGTGTTACCCTGGCAAATGCCCAACAGGATCTGACTAATTCACGGCGAAATCAACTCCAAAGTCGGCGAGAATTAGCAGCGATTTTGAATATTGATGAAAATTCAAATTTATTAGCCGCCGATCCGATTGCTTTAGCAGGAGCTTGGGATTTAACCTTAGAAGATACCATTGTTCAAGCCTACAATAATCGGGCTGAGTTAGAAGAACAGTTAGCGGAACGCGATCGCGCTCAACAGTTACGACGAGCCGCCTTAGCTGCTACCCGACCTAATGTTACCCTAGCCGCGAGCTATAACGTTTTGGGATTTATTAATGATGATCCGAGTTATACTGCGAACCAAGGTTGGGCAGATGGTTATGAAGCTCAAGTTCAGTTTTCTTGGAATTTCTTTGATGGGGGTGCAGCCAAAGCTCAGGCTAGACAGAGGGAGTTAGATATTGGCATCGCTGACGAACGTTTTGATCAATTACTCAATCAAATTCGTTTAGATGTGGAACGGTCTTATTATGACCTACAAGCCAACTTTGATAATATTCAAACCGCTAGTTTAGGGGTGGAAGAAGCAACGGAAGCTTTACGTTTAGCTCGTTTACGCTTTCAAGCTGGGGTGGGAACTCAGTTAGAAGTGATTAACCAGGAAACGGACTTAACCCGCGCTCAAAACCGACTCCTCAACGCCATTATTGGCTATAACCGTGCTCTGTCCTCCTTACAACGGGCTGTCAGTAACCTTCCGGGTAATATTCTGTCAGATTATCCGCTTTAG